From the Lysobacter sp. FW306-1B-D06B genome, one window contains:
- a CDS encoding DUF58 domain-containing protein, which yields MRSVPRPAPVAIVLLVLWSLHGLAVAFGVAAEPSWYAAGAALLMLLLLDAALLWWAPTPRVERRLADTWPIGIERPVTLSLESARRQRVDVFDLHPGGWRMQGLPRRLALRRGEEAAFDYHLCANERGDFRFDGVQLRLHSPLRLWWQLRVAGEAQGVGVFPNFAPLAKFAMFSADQASRLVGAHLRRRRGEGTDFHQMREYRIGDSLRQIDWKATARARRLISREYQDEKNQQLVLLLDTGRRLMARDGALAHFDHVLDAALVVAYLALRQGDAVGLLASGGAGAWVPPRRGVGAIDELLRATYALQPQPVATDFLAAATSLSVHQRRRSLVMLVTNLRDEDMDDLLAAVTMLRKRHLVCVASLREGSLDAALAEPVQDLPGAVRAGATAHYLAQRNAAHEALRNHGVMVLDVACDQLAASLVERYLAVKRDGLL from the coding sequence ATGCGCAGCGTGCCGCGTCCCGCGCCCGTCGCGATCGTCCTGCTCGTGCTGTGGTCGCTGCACGGGCTGGCGGTGGCGTTCGGCGTCGCGGCGGAGCCGTCGTGGTACGCGGCGGGTGCGGCGCTGCTGATGCTGTTGCTGCTCGACGCCGCGCTGCTGTGGTGGGCGCCGACGCCGCGCGTCGAGCGCCGCCTCGCCGACACCTGGCCGATCGGCATCGAGCGTCCCGTCACGCTGAGCCTGGAAAGCGCGCGCCGACAGCGCGTCGACGTGTTCGACCTGCACCCCGGCGGCTGGCGCATGCAGGGACTGCCGCGTCGGCTGGCATTGCGGCGCGGCGAGGAAGCCGCATTCGATTACCACCTGTGCGCGAACGAGCGCGGCGACTTCCGCTTCGACGGCGTGCAGTTGCGGCTGCATTCGCCGCTGCGCCTGTGGTGGCAGCTGCGCGTGGCCGGCGAGGCGCAGGGCGTCGGCGTGTTCCCCAACTTCGCCCCGCTGGCGAAGTTTGCGATGTTCAGTGCGGACCAGGCGTCGCGACTGGTCGGTGCGCACCTGCGCCGCCGGCGCGGCGAGGGCACGGACTTTCATCAGATGCGCGAATACCGCATCGGCGACAGCCTGCGCCAGATCGACTGGAAGGCCACCGCGCGCGCACGCCGCCTGATCTCGCGCGAATACCAGGACGAGAAGAACCAGCAACTGGTGCTGCTGCTCGACACCGGCCGCCGCCTGATGGCGCGCGACGGCGCGCTGGCGCATTTCGATCACGTGCTGGATGCGGCGCTGGTGGTGGCGTACCTCGCGCTGCGTCAGGGCGACGCGGTCGGCCTGCTGGCCAGCGGCGGCGCGGGCGCGTGGGTGCCGCCCCGACGGGGCGTGGGCGCCATCGACGAACTGCTGCGCGCGACCTACGCGCTGCAACCGCAACCGGTGGCGACGGATTTCCTCGCGGCCGCTACGAGCCTGTCGGTGCATCAACGTCGGCGTTCGCTGGTGATGCTGGTGACGAACCTGCGCGATGAAGACATGGACGACCTGCTCGCCGCGGTGACGATGCTGCGCAAGCGCCACCTGGTGTGCGTGGCGAGCCTGCGCGAAGGCTCGCTCGACGCGGCGCTGGCCGAACCCGTGCAGGACCTCCCCGGCGCCGTGCGTGCCGGCGCCACCGCGCACTACCTCGCGCAGCGCAACGCCGCGCACGAGGCGCTGCGCAATCACGGCGTGATGGTGCTGGACGTGGCATGCGATCAGCTCGCTGCGTCGCTGGTGGAACGTTACCTGGCGGTCAAGCGCGACGGGTTGCTGTAG
- a CDS encoding DUF5076 domain-containing protein encodes MKPLVIPPAAQRDGNSIQMISGWIAEKGLHCSLNVGLWEAQGRNETAAWGILLADVIRHVANALEERSGLDPTESAHQILESLWGEFKQPTSEVEGGFHPGHS; translated from the coding sequence ATGAAGCCGCTCGTCATTCCGCCCGCTGCACAGCGCGACGGAAATTCGATCCAGATGATCAGCGGCTGGATCGCCGAGAAGGGATTGCACTGCAGCCTCAATGTCGGCTTGTGGGAGGCGCAGGGGAGAAACGAGACGGCAGCCTGGGGCATCCTGCTGGCAGACGTGATCCGCCACGTAGCGAATGCACTTGAGGAGAGAAGCGGCCTGGACCCGACAGAGAGCGCGCATCAGATCCTCGAATCGCTCTGGGGCGAGTTCAAGCAGCCCACGTCCGAGGTCGAGGGCGGTTTTCATCCGGGGCATTCGTGA
- a CDS encoding alpha/beta hydrolase codes for MSRSRSVARVLFVAMLLAALPVLHAAAEVRPFPADFRESQMTVSGGTQYVRIGGKGPAVVLLHGFGDTGDMWEPLAARLVKDHLVIVPDLRGMGLSSHPEDGYEKAAQARDLVGILDKLKVGKVQLVTHDIGNMVGYALATHYPDRVTAWVVMDAPLPGMGTWQAQLVNPKVWHFNFRGPDVERLVAGRERILLDRFYNDLGGDPSRIDEPTRQHYAELYARPNAIHNAFGGQFEAFSRDAEENKATFAKSGKLTIPVLAIGGEQSYGSSMKSEIDYVASNVEGAVIRNSGHWIMEEQPQQAVDLILPFLASH; via the coding sequence ATGTCCCGCTCGCGTTCCGTGGCACGAGTCCTGTTCGTTGCGATGCTGCTCGCCGCGCTTCCCGTGCTGCACGCCGCTGCCGAGGTGCGACCCTTCCCTGCCGACTTCCGCGAAAGCCAGATGACGGTGAGCGGTGGCACGCAGTATGTCCGCATCGGCGGAAAAGGCCCTGCGGTGGTGTTGCTTCATGGCTTCGGCGACACGGGCGACATGTGGGAGCCGCTGGCGGCCAGGCTCGTCAAGGACCACCTCGTCATCGTGCCTGACCTTCGCGGCATGGGGCTGTCGTCGCATCCGGAAGACGGCTACGAGAAGGCGGCCCAGGCGCGCGACCTCGTCGGCATCCTCGACAAGCTCAAGGTCGGCAAGGTGCAGCTGGTGACGCACGACATCGGCAACATGGTCGGTTACGCGCTCGCCACGCACTATCCGGACCGCGTCACGGCCTGGGTGGTGATGGACGCGCCGCTGCCCGGCATGGGCACGTGGCAGGCGCAACTGGTGAATCCGAAGGTGTGGCACTTCAACTTCCGTGGCCCCGACGTGGAACGCCTGGTGGCCGGACGCGAGCGCATCCTGCTGGACCGCTTCTACAACGACCTCGGCGGCGACCCCAGCCGCATCGACGAACCCACGCGCCAGCACTACGCCGAACTCTATGCGCGGCCGAACGCGATCCACAACGCATTCGGCGGGCAGTTCGAGGCGTTCTCGCGTGATGCGGAAGAGAACAAGGCCACCTTCGCCAAGTCGGGCAAGCTCACCATCCCGGTGCTCGCAATCGGCGGCGAGCAGTCGTATGGCAGCTCGATGAAATCCGAGATCGATTACGTCGCATCAAACGTCGAAGGCGCCGTCATCCGGAACTCGGGGCACTGGATCATGGAGGAGCAACCGCAGCAGGCGGTCGACCTGATCCTGCCGTTCCTTGCCAGCCACTGA